The following proteins are encoded in a genomic region of Phormidium yuhuli AB48:
- a CDS encoding Rho termination factor N-terminal domain-containing protein, producing the protein MELNLVFEFAIALTIAPLVFCWAIDLAHLIQSIHRGQFREFAKDCTSKTVSAGNHLAIAPDTQSDTKLDQDHLPRPLYASKTVKHYVAEGYPDKLGEITALYPAKKPVTEPLAYHLAALGLGDKELKDLTATQLRKLGARLKIKGAARGRKKDLLKIIRGPNNYA; encoded by the coding sequence ATGGAACTTAATCTTGTCTTTGAATTTGCGATCGCCCTGACGATTGCTCCTCTCGTTTTCTGTTGGGCCATCGACCTGGCTCATCTCATCCAGTCCATTCACCGGGGCCAATTCCGCGAATTTGCCAAAGACTGTACGAGCAAGACGGTTTCGGCTGGTAACCATTTGGCGATCGCACCCGACACGCAAAGCGACACCAAACTAGACCAAGACCACTTGCCGCGACCTCTCTACGCCAGTAAGACGGTCAAGCACTACGTTGCCGAAGGCTATCCCGACAAGCTGGGTGAGATTACTGCACTCTATCCCGCCAAGAAACCGGTTACCGAACCGCTGGCTTATCATCTCGCCGCCTTGGGACTGGGAGACAAGGAATTGAAGGATTTAACCGCTACACAGCTTCGGAAACTTGGAGCGCGGTTAAAAATCAAAGGTGCGGCTCGTGGACGCAAGAAAGACCTGTTGAAAATCATCCGTGGTCCGAACAATTACGCCTAG
- a CDS encoding peptidylprolyl isomerase: protein MMPTPVNETVYARLQIEDRGTIELELNGEHAPLTVGNFVDLIQRGFYDGITFHRVVPNFVFQAGDPNSKDPDFPTNMLGREGFTDPETGERRTIPLEIKPQGADEPLVGERFRDAGITVPPVLRNSRGTIAMARGNDPNSASSQFYFNRVNNHFLDGDYAVFGAITNGLPVMDSIEVGDRIESIVMFTPEPEPPPTSEPEPEPEPEPELEPPPPPPTSDLIPLQFWRLPPGDRTEAMRQMPHTGKQLQRPIGHQFKGIFRLTESAN from the coding sequence ATGATGCCAACCCCAGTGAACGAAACGGTCTATGCCCGGCTCCAAATTGAAGACCGAGGCACGATTGAACTGGAACTGAACGGCGAACACGCGCCCCTGACCGTGGGCAACTTCGTTGATTTAATTCAACGAGGGTTCTACGACGGCATCACCTTCCATCGGGTGGTGCCAAATTTCGTGTTTCAGGCGGGTGATCCCAACAGCAAAGACCCGGATTTTCCAACCAATATGCTGGGTCGGGAGGGATTCACTGACCCAGAAACTGGGGAAAGGCGCACGATTCCTCTGGAGATTAAGCCCCAAGGAGCTGATGAACCGCTTGTCGGTGAGCGATTCCGGGATGCAGGAATTACGGTGCCGCCGGTACTGCGAAACAGTCGTGGCACGATCGCCATGGCCCGAGGCAATGACCCCAACTCTGCATCCTCCCAGTTCTACTTCAACCGGGTGAACAACCACTTTCTGGATGGGGATTATGCGGTCTTTGGGGCCATTACCAATGGTCTGCCGGTTATGGACTCGATTGAAGTGGGCGATCGCATCGAATCCATCGTGATGTTCACACCGGAACCGGAGCCACCGCCGACATCAGAACCGGAACCAGAACCAGAACCGGAACCCGAGCTAGAACCACCGCCACCCCCGCCGACATCAGATTTAATTCCACTCCAATTTTGGAGATTGCCACCAGGCGATCGCACTGAGGCAATGCGACAAATGCCGCACACTGGAAAACAGCTTCAACGGCCCATTGGACATCAGTTCAAGGGGATTTTCCGTTTGACTGAAAGTGCAAACTGA
- a CDS encoding SLOG family protein yields the protein MRKVIAITGHRRFSNLRKKEVQAWIQSMSEMALRLHSDAIFICGGAPGVDLWAAEVWSEMGVDWVLVKPCGNHGEGVWSPQLLARRDELAKKAMKVKVLMPEYRRGCLNKRNEFMVNHSDLVLGLFDGRQRGGTKHCLSYARQNEKPIVWLDCRQKPILRSVNLSK from the coding sequence ATGCGTAAAGTTATTGCCATCACCGGTCACCGTCGCTTCTCCAATCTCCGTAAGAAGGAAGTGCAGGCTTGGATTCAGTCCATGTCAGAGATGGCATTGAGGCTCCATTCCGATGCCATCTTCATCTGTGGCGGCGCTCCTGGAGTTGACCTCTGGGCTGCCGAAGTCTGGTCTGAGATGGGAGTGGACTGGGTTCTCGTGAAGCCGTGTGGAAATCATGGTGAGGGAGTCTGGTCTCCTCAGTTGCTTGCCCGACGAGATGAGTTGGCAAAGAAGGCAATGAAGGTGAAAGTCCTGATGCCGGAGTATCGACGGGGTTGCTTGAATAAACGAAATGAGTTTATGGTCAATCATTCGGACTTGGTTCTCGGTCTGTTTGATGGACGGCAACGCGGAGGAACAAAGCATTGTCTCTCCTATGCCCGTCAGAATGAGAAACCGATTGTCTGGTTGGATTGCCGTCAGAAGCCCATTCTTCGCTCTGTAAATCTGAGTAAATAA
- a CDS encoding DUF488 family protein, N3 subclade: MLRIQTSCYSKVPPGPRSICISRGMPRGKQYKRYWPLAPGPWFKSVDEQEYRRRYFAQLSQLDPVEVLCDLFKLTGQLDPILLCYEPPGQFCHRRLFAEWIQAQCPSWEIPEMK; the protein is encoded by the coding sequence ATGCTGAGAATCCAAACATCCTGCTACTCCAAGGTTCCACCGGGTCCCCGGTCCATCTGCATCTCGCGGGGAATGCCTCGGGGGAAACAATATAAGCGATATTGGCCCCTCGCTCCTGGTCCTTGGTTCAAGTCAGTCGATGAGCAGGAGTACCGACGGCGGTACTTTGCTCAGTTGAGCCAATTAGACCCGGTAGAGGTGCTGTGCGACCTGTTCAAGTTGACGGGTCAATTGGACCCAATCCTGCTCTGTTACGAGCCGCCAGGTCAGTTTTGCCACCGGCGACTGTTCGCTGAGTGGATCCAGGCTCAGTGTCCATCTTGGGAGATTCCTGAGATGAAATAA